A DNA window from Candidatus Vicinibacter affinis contains the following coding sequences:
- a CDS encoding helix-turn-helix transcriptional regulator → MYVTVDDNGVKSKGREHDGNIVMYSSCKNFESKLPFKNFSIKYVMQGDELYRLKERDYLLHQGEYLLCNNHCEGKVSIDSKAHVKGICIDIARDLLSEVVAIYKAPDTNIADLALDNFFNSPDFLEHHLQSSQTHLGKQLNHLDAILLKNPYGDYEFSKEFFYKLSEGVIADYIPVVKQLQSIRCVKSTTKRDLLKKLAKGKSFIDLYFAMDIDVSKIAVESNLSQYHFFRLFKNTYGQSPYQYIKQKRMQKANELLKKQSIPLANLATEVGYSDIHSFSKAFKQFFGKAPSKALE, encoded by the coding sequence ATGTATGTGACTGTTGATGACAATGGAGTGAAGAGTAAGGGCCGTGAACATGATGGCAATATTGTTATGTATTCTTCTTGTAAAAATTTTGAATCAAAACTACCATTCAAAAATTTTTCCATCAAATATGTCATGCAAGGGGATGAATTGTATAGACTCAAGGAAAGAGATTATTTGTTGCACCAGGGGGAATATTTATTGTGCAACAATCATTGTGAAGGAAAGGTAAGCATCGACAGTAAGGCACATGTGAAAGGTATTTGTATTGACATTGCGCGTGACCTTCTGTCAGAAGTTGTCGCCATTTACAAAGCGCCGGATACCAATATTGCGGACTTAGCTTTGGACAATTTTTTTAATTCTCCTGACTTTTTAGAACATCACCTTCAATCGAGTCAAACCCATTTGGGCAAACAATTAAATCACCTGGATGCCATCCTTCTAAAAAACCCATATGGGGATTATGAATTTAGTAAGGAATTTTTCTATAAACTCTCTGAAGGTGTCATAGCGGATTATATACCCGTGGTGAAACAATTGCAATCCATCCGTTGTGTTAAATCTACCACAAAGAGAGATTTGTTGAAGAAATTGGCTAAAGGCAAATCTTTTATTGACCTGTATTTTGCTATGGATATTGATGTTTCTAAAATAGCTGTTGAATCAAATTTATCCCAATACCATTTCTTTCGATTATTCAAAAATACCTATGGCCAAAGCCCATATCAATACATAAAGCAAAAAAGAATGCAGAAAGCCAACGAACTGCTGAAGAAGCAATCCATCCCATTAGCAAATTTGGCAACTGAAGTTGGATACAGTGATATCCACTCCTTCAGCAAGGCTTTTAAACAATTTTTTGGGAAAGCACCTTCTAAGGCACTAGAATAA
- a CDS encoding outer membrane beta-barrel protein → MMSKFGIFSIILFSSFWTLTAQSNYSIQGKIIDADYKPIDLATVSLSEEQADSIFTSDYTDLDGSFELSKVPEGRYILQVFLRGYEPLSRNLIIAGQQQQINIDDIVLMSDLHLLEQVTVTAKIPFVERKIDRMVVNTDAILAAASLNVLEILELAPGVTLDQNESIRLKGRSGVAVFIDNKPSYLSGQELANYLKSLPASTIKQIEIMTNPSAKYEAAGNSGVINIITKRTKVLGFHGNTVLSVQQGQYTRSNNSLNLNLNQHKISVYANINGGIRNSFQDLNINRFYRNDLNIPTSSFAQNSFIVKDGQSANAKIGFDYYVTNNTTVGVSARGLLNPTGDHTNNVAYVRDDQSALINRVVADNTTESNFENATFNLYFNKQLDTFGTTLTMDADYVTYHSVSEQLFKNYLYNANGILGYQDQINGRIPSDINIYAFKIDFTKPLNKVSKFEMGVKSAFTETDNEAIYTNTIANLTVPDYDLSNRFLYMEWIHAAYLNYSRNFNRIEMQFGLRAETTHLKGNQLGNVEKEDTSFTRTYTNLFPTFYASWQADASGRHIWGLSFGRRIDRPFFQDLNPFISPLDKFTFYSGNPNLLPTYSANFSLSYSFNNFINTSLNYSITTDGINETLEIKDSIYYSRPGNISTNDAVSLSLDASKSICKWYRMNLYLELGHQIYKSDLYSQKLNAEGNYYVASLNNSFQFVKGWNAEIRGDYQSDFVYAQLLIKSFGTLNFSLQKKILQDKGNLKLGVSDILYTRRADGIINNLRNTAADWNSRLDTRSVSLSFSYRFGKSSTVKPQHKGTGSESEQNRVKN, encoded by the coding sequence ATGATGTCAAAATTTGGAATTTTTAGTATTATTTTGTTTTCGAGTTTCTGGACGCTTACTGCCCAAAGCAATTATAGCATCCAGGGAAAAATTATAGATGCAGATTACAAACCCATCGACCTGGCAACTGTATCACTTTCTGAAGAACAAGCAGACTCGATTTTCACTTCTGATTACACTGACCTGGATGGAAGTTTTGAATTGAGTAAAGTCCCGGAAGGAAGGTATATTTTGCAGGTATTCTTGAGGGGTTATGAACCTTTAAGTCGAAATTTAATAATTGCTGGACAACAACAACAAATAAATATCGATGACATTGTATTGATGTCGGATCTTCATTTATTGGAGCAAGTGACCGTTACTGCAAAAATACCTTTTGTAGAACGTAAAATTGACCGGATGGTAGTCAACACAGATGCCATACTGGCTGCAGCATCCTTGAATGTACTTGAAATACTTGAACTCGCACCAGGCGTTACCCTGGATCAAAATGAAAGCATCAGATTAAAGGGAAGGTCTGGAGTAGCTGTTTTTATAGATAACAAACCAAGCTATCTCTCAGGTCAGGAGCTTGCAAATTATTTAAAATCTCTACCGGCAAGCACAATCAAACAAATTGAAATAATGACCAACCCTTCTGCAAAATATGAAGCCGCAGGAAACTCAGGAGTAATCAATATCATTACCAAAAGAACCAAAGTTTTGGGTTTTCACGGGAACACAGTTTTAAGTGTACAGCAAGGTCAATACACCAGAAGCAATAACAGTCTGAATCTGAATCTAAACCAACATAAAATCAGTGTGTATGCAAATATCAATGGTGGAATCAGAAATAGCTTTCAGGATCTGAACATCAACAGATTTTACAGAAATGATTTGAACATACCCACATCTTCCTTTGCACAAAATTCATTTATTGTCAAAGATGGGCAGTCTGCGAATGCTAAAATTGGATTCGATTACTATGTAACAAATAATACAACAGTGGGTGTTTCAGCAAGAGGACTCCTCAATCCTACCGGTGATCATACAAATAATGTGGCCTATGTGCGGGATGATCAATCCGCTCTAATTAATCGGGTCGTTGCAGATAATACTACTGAAAGTAATTTTGAAAATGCCACCTTCAACCTCTATTTTAACAAACAGCTGGATACTTTTGGCACTACTTTAACGATGGATGCAGATTATGTGACCTACCACTCTGTCAGCGAACAGCTTTTCAAAAATTACCTTTACAATGCAAATGGCATTCTTGGTTATCAGGATCAAATTAATGGTAGGATTCCTTCAGATATTAATATCTATGCATTTAAAATAGATTTTACTAAACCCTTAAATAAAGTATCTAAATTTGAAATGGGTGTAAAATCAGCCTTCACAGAAACAGACAACGAAGCCATATACACAAATACCATCGCTAATTTGACCGTGCCTGATTATGATTTGAGCAACAGATTCCTCTATATGGAATGGATACATGCGGCTTATCTTAATTACTCGAGAAATTTCAATCGCATAGAAATGCAGTTTGGATTGAGGGCTGAAACAACCCATTTGAAAGGAAATCAATTAGGCAATGTGGAGAAGGAAGATACTAGTTTTACAAGAACATATACGAATCTATTCCCTACTTTTTATGCTTCCTGGCAAGCGGATGCATCAGGCCGACATATTTGGGGGCTTTCATTTGGACGCAGGATTGACAGACCTTTTTTTCAGGATTTGAATCCCTTCATTAGCCCATTGGACAAATTTACTTTCTACAGTGGAAATCCTAATTTATTGCCTACTTATTCCGCCAATTTTTCACTTTCTTATTCTTTTAATAATTTCATCAATACTTCCCTCAACTATTCAATTACTACAGATGGGATCAACGAAACGCTTGAAATTAAAGACAGCATCTATTACAGTCGTCCGGGAAATATATCCACCAATGATGCTGTTTCATTGTCATTGGATGCCTCAAAATCCATCTGCAAATGGTATCGGATGAATTTATATCTCGAGCTAGGACATCAGATTTACAAGAGTGATTTGTATTCGCAAAAACTCAACGCTGAAGGGAATTACTATGTAGCTTCACTAAACAACAGTTTTCAATTCGTCAAAGGTTGGAATGCTGAAATTCGGGGTGATTATCAAAGTGACTTTGTATATGCCCAACTCCTCATCAAAAGTTTCGGAACACTGAATTTTTCCTTGCAGAAGAAAATATTACAAGACAAAGGTAATCTGAAGTTAGGGGTAAGTGATATTTTGTACACCAGAAGAGCAGATGGTATTATAAATAATTTAAGAAATACAGCTGCTGACTGGAACAGCAGATTGGATACCAGATCTGTTTCGCTGTCCTTTTCCTATCGATTTGGCAAATCTAGCACTGTTAAACCTCAACACAAAGGCACAGGGTCGGAAAGTGAGCAAAATAGGGTTAAGAATTAA